The following DNA comes from Estrella lausannensis.
CGGCCATGGTGTCGGGTATCAGTTTGTGCAGCTCTTTGCTGTAGGCGCTGATATCTCCTATAATCGACTTATAATCTTTGGTCATCTTAGTCTCCTTGTACAGGCTTGATGTTACAGAATCACTGAGTAGTCTAAGCTTTCATGGCTTTTATACCGGAAGTATCTCAAAACTTGGGATTTTGGCTTTGAGAAAGCCTCGGGATTGAATGATCGTAAGTCACCTCATATTTCTAATATTAGGTGGCTTACGATCATTCAATCGCGAGAGCTTTCTCTTTGCCAAAAACCAAATTTTGAGAGACTTTCGGTATAGTCTATGTTCAGCACTTGTTACAAAAATATGTCGATCAACATGAAAATGGCGAGAGAGGCTGTCACTGAAGCAAATAGGACCCGGGTGATTTGATCCGGCAGCCTGTTAATCACAGAGGTGCCGATTAGGAGGCCGAGGGCGCCACCGAGAATAAATGGGATCAGTGCTCCAATATCCAGCGTTGCACTTTCGATCAGATGCCCGGCCAAAGAGGTCAGAGAGATCATTGCGATACTGGCCAGGGATGTACCGACCGCGGTGGCGTAGGGCATGGCGAAGATTAAGTTTAAGAAGGGGACGATAATAAAACCGCCGCCGACGCCAAAAAAACCTGCCATAATGCCGGAAATGGCGCCGCCGATGTTGATTAACAGCAGAGTTGAAAGCCTCGTGCGTTTACCGGGAGGTTTAGTTGTGAGAAAAGAAGCGGGCCGAAGCATTGACCAGGCAGCTACCAGCATGAGCAAGGCAAACAATCCCACTCGGAAAGTTTCGTTGACCTCTGATGTCAATCCCACGGTTATCGGCGACACGATCATACCTGCCAGAGAAAACTGAAACGCCGCGACCCAGTTTACCTTTTGATCCAGGGTCTGTCTAATCGCTCCGAAGGCCGCTATGCAGGCAACGACTAACAAGGAAATGACAAGCGCTTGCTGCACGGGCATTTTGGCGCCATAAACGAGGAGCGGGATGGCCAAAATAGACCCGCCGCTCCCCGTCAGTCCAAGTGAGAGGCCGATTAAAGCGCCATACCCGACTAGCGATAGATCAAAGCCCATGCTTGTTTCCTATTTTCGTCTGTTTGAAATTTGGCAGCTATCTCCTTTTAAGGGGGCTCCCTCCGGGGCATGACAGGTGCTTTTCACCGGAAAAGAACAGCAAGAAGGCCCCTCTGTTTGCTTTTCTTTCCTGTTCCAGGGCGCTTTGGCAAGGAGCAGACCCATGCCGCAACTATCTGTCAATCCTGCAAAAACCAGTCCGCCTCCGACAAAAAGAGGGATGAGGGTAAAGAGCGGGTTAATCAGCAACCCCAGAGCGGAACCCGTCAGGGTGAGTAGACCCGCTGCAATGCGCACTTGGCGCTCCAGAGATATCGGGCGCTTATAGGAGGAAATTTTGTTTCCGTAGCCTTTGATGGGATGCCCAAATTCTTCGCAGGCGATAATCCCACCCTCAATGACCTTCACATTGCTGTATCCGGAGGCAACAAACGCCTGTGCCGCTTGGCTGGCGCGTTTGCCGCTGCGGCAGAGAATGTAGACAGCGGCATCGTGGGCAAGTCCGTGTCTTTTCATGAAATCACTTGGGTTTAATTCGTCTACCGGGACGAGCACGTGCTCGAAGCCTATGTGCTTTTCATCATGCTCCACTCGGGTGCGTACGTCCAGGATGATTTCGTTTTTGAAGTCTACGGGATGGAGGCTTTCGGGGCCGACGGTTGAAAAACTTTCCATAAAATCTCCCTTGGGTTTGCTTAGTAGTTCTTGATGTTATAATATCATTATATTATAATAATGTAATATAGTCAAGGAGGGGGATTATGGAGAGCAAAAAAGAGAAGCTGGACGGGCTGCTCAAGCAGCTTGCGCACCCGGTCCGGTTATCAATTTTGTGCAATTTAGCGCGGAAAGGCGAGATGAGCGTCTCGGAAATCGTCGAAGCAGAGGGTGGCGCAGCGAGTCAGTCGCAGGTGTCGCAGTTCCTTGGCAGGATGCGCAGTGAAGGTTTGGTTAAAACGCACAAGGAGGGGCAAACGGTCAATTATAGTATTGATTCGCCTAAAGCTAAAAAGGTGGTGGAAGCTCTGTACGCGATATACTGCGGAACGAATTGACGGCCGCTCAGCTGATTTTGGCGATCTAACTGATGCGGTTTCTGGCAGAGACTCAAATCGAACACTTTGTCTCCAAAAAAAAAGCCCGGCTCTAAAGCCGGGCTTTTGACATTTAGGCGCTCGCCTGCGGCAGCGTTGCCTTGCGGCTTAGCTTAACTTGGCCGCGGTCATTGATTTCCAACACCTTCACATGGACGGTGTCTCCTTCTTTCACGACATCCGTCATGTTCTTAATGCGGAAGTTGTCAAATTCAGAGATGTGGCAGAGGCCTTCTTTACCGGGAAGGATCTCGACGAAAGCGCCGAAAGCGACCACAGAAGTGACTTTGCCTTCATAGACCTTGCCGACTTCTGCTTCGGACGTAATGCCCAAGATGATCGCTTTGGCTTTTTCGATCTGTTCGAAGTTGGGCGAGGTGATGGAGATGATGCCATCATCGTTGATATCGATTTCAACGCCTGTCTGCTCAATGATCGCACGGATCTGTTTGCCGCCGGGACCGATGACCTCGCCGATCTTGCTCTGCTTAATCTTGAGCGTTTCGATACGAGGCGCATGCTTGGACATCTGCTTTGGAGCAGGGGATGCTTGCATCATCTTCTCCAGGATGTGGAGTCGGCCTTCCTTGGCTTGGTTCAGCGCGTGCTTCATGATATCGATGGTGATACCTTCGACTTTGATATCCATCTGGAAGGCAGAGATACCCTCTTTGTCACCGGTGATTTTAAAATCCATGTCGCCGAGCGCATCTTCGATTCCTAAGATGTCGGAGAGGATGGTGAACTTGCCTTCCTCTAAAATGAGGCCCATTGCGATCCCGGACACCGGACGGGTGACAGGAACGCCGGCATCCATCATCGACAGGCAGCCGCCGCCGACGGAAGCCATGGACGAGGAGCCGTTGGATTCGGTGATGTTCGATTCCAGGCGGATGACGTAGGGGAATTTTTCCTTCTCGGGGAGTATTGCCCTTAGAGCTCTTTCCGCCAGCTTGCCGTGGCCGACTTCACGTCGTCCCGGTGGGCCGACGCGGCCGACCTCTCCAACGGAGAAGGGGGGGAAGAAGTAGTGTAAGTAGAACCTGTCGGCATCTTCGCCCTCAAGGCTCTCGGTACGCTGAGCCATTGTTTCGCCGCCGAGTGTGCAGACAGCGACGGACTGGGTT
Coding sequences within:
- a CDS encoding sulfite exporter TauE/SafE family protein, with protein sequence MGFDLSLVGYGALIGLSLGLTGSGGSILAIPLLVYGAKMPVQQALVISLLVVACIAAFGAIRQTLDQKVNWVAAFQFSLAGMIVSPITVGLTSEVNETFRVGLFALLMLVAAWSMLRPASFLTTKPPGKRTRLSTLLLINIGGAISGIMAGFFGVGGGFIIVPFLNLIFAMPYATAVGTSLASIAMISLTSLAGHLIESATLDIGALIPFILGGALGLLIGTSVINRLPDQITRVLFASVTASLAIFMLIDIFL
- a CDS encoding rhodanese-like domain-containing protein; translation: MESFSTVGPESLHPVDFKNEIILDVRTRVEHDEKHIGFEHVLVPVDELNPSDFMKRHGLAHDAAVYILCRSGKRASQAAQAFVASGYSNVKVIEGGIIACEEFGHPIKGYGNKISSYKRPISLERQVRIAAGLLTLTGSALGLLINPLFTLIPLFVGGGLVFAGLTDSCGMGLLLAKAPWNRKEKQTEGPSCCSFPVKSTCHAPEGAPLKGDSCQISNRRK
- a CDS encoding ArsR/SmtB family transcription factor, encoding MESKKEKLDGLLKQLAHPVRLSILCNLARKGEMSVSEIVEAEGGAASQSQVSQFLGRMRSEGLVKTHKEGQTVNYSIDSPKAKKVVEALYAIYCGTN
- the pnp gene encoding polyribonucleotide nucleotidyltransferase is translated as MFQKQQMEIEVAGKKISFETGMIARQANGSVVVRSGETLLFCSACATGKAASADFLPLRVDYQENFSSAGKTLGGFIKRQGKLSQREILISRLIDRPIRPMFPEGFYNEVQLLCYVWSYDGVTAPDPLAITAASAALAISDIPLVKPVAGARVGLIKGEFVVNPTIQEMQESRLDLMLAGTEDAVLMIEGYADFLTEEEVLKAIELGHEAIRIQCHAIHDWQVKIGKPKMKEDILLVIPEATHQAVEKIAKEKLLSALRIIKKQEREEAQGAIKKQVMETLCPEGEDKPAHDPSMVEKALKELESTIMRKMILEEGVRSDGRGVKDIRAIDIAMSYLPRTHGSAVFTRGETQSVAVCTLGGETMAQRTESLEGEDADRFYLHYFFPPFSVGEVGRVGPPGRREVGHGKLAERALRAILPEKEKFPYVIRLESNITESNGSSSMASVGGGCLSMMDAGVPVTRPVSGIAMGLILEEGKFTILSDILGIEDALGDMDFKITGDKEGISAFQMDIKVEGITIDIMKHALNQAKEGRLHILEKMMQASPAPKQMSKHAPRIETLKIKQSKIGEVIGPGGKQIRAIIEQTGVEIDINDDGIISITSPNFEQIEKAKAIILGITSEAEVGKVYEGKVTSVVAFGAFVEILPGKEGLCHISEFDNFRIKNMTDVVKEGDTVHVKVLEINDRGQVKLSRKATLPQASA